CGACGCCGCGCAGCGCGCCCGCGCCTCCCTCGACCGCAATGATGTCGCCACCGCACAGAACGAGCTGGGCGCCGTCGGCGTTCTGGCGGCGGATGTCCAAACGGCGGCTCTGGACTGGCAGGATGCGATGGGTCGCCTGCTGTCCCGGCTTCGAACGGCACCGCTCGGCCTGCCCAGCGTCGTCGTCACGCAGTTCGACGACCGCAATCGAACGGCGCCTGCCCTCGATGCCATCAAGCCGGAGACGCCACTGGCGACGCCGAGCGAGCGCCGTGCGCTCTTCCTCGCGTTTCACGGAGAGTTCCGTGATGCCCGCAACCGCCTCGCGGAACTGTCTGCGCGGCTCGAGGCCGAGTGGGCGCTGATCGACCAGGCGCTCGGACCCGTGCGGGGGCAGCTGACGCCGGGCTACCCGGCGCTGACCGCGGCGGCGGTCGCGTTCCGGAAGGAGCTGGAGGGCGCGGCCGACAATCCCGCGGCGCTTGAGGCGGCGCTTACCACGCGCCTCCAGGAGCTCGATGGGCACTGGCGCCAGGGCCTGCTCGAGGAGGCGCCGGCGGCCGCCCGGCCGAACCTGCTACCGCTGTACCAGAAGCGCGAGTTCCTCCAGCTCGCCCAGGAGGTCGTCAAGGTGATGCCCGGCGCCCTGCTCGGGCCGGCCCAGCCCGCTCTCGTGAGCGGTCCGTGGGTCTCGCTTGCCGCCGCCGCTCCAGTGGCGGCCGCGGACATCATGGGATCGGCCGCGCCCGGCGCCCTCGCTGTGCCGGCGCCGCTGGAGGCGCTCACGGTCCACCAGGCTAGAAAGCTCCAGAGCGCCGTCCTGGCCGGGCTCTACATCGCCGTGTACTGGGCACTCAACGCCGACACGTTCGGCGCGCAGCTCTCGGAGGTGGGGACGCTGCTCGTCACGAGCTTCGGGCTCGACCTGGGCGTCGAGGGGCTGCTGAAGCTGAAGAAGTGACGGCGAATCAGGACGCGAGCAGACGCGGCACGCGCGGTCTCAAGAACCGCGGGGATCCCGAGGAGCGGGACCTGACACTGGCCCGGGCCCGGGATCCGTGAGCACCTCATCGAAAAAAGGGGCTTCGCCTGCGAGCCACCCTCGTGGCGGCGTTGCATGATGGCCCGGCGCACGAGAGGGTAGGGACTCGAGATGCGGATGCACGCCGGCAAGGAGTGGCGCGTCAGGTCGGAGGAGGTACGCATAACGCTCCGCGCTCAGCCGCCGGAACCGCCCCCAGCAGAGATTAGAGGCAGAGCCGTGAATCTCGGGACAGCGCCTCAAAAACCGAGCGCGGTTCCGGTCGGCCTGCAGCGCGTGGTTAGGCGCGCCATGTAGTGACCGAGTATCGATGCCGGTCAAACTTTACCATGAGGCTTCTTGTTGAGCGGTGAGATACGCGCTCAGTGTATACACAATGAACGACGATGACGTTCCGAGGAAATGCTCCCGATCGCGCCCGCGATTCGGTGGCGAGGGACCACTGCCAGAAACCCCAACCGGATAATCGAATCTGCGACCAATCCACTGGCGGCGAAATCCGCATCCGTGGCAACAATCCGCTCATCAAAGCCATCTACGTATGATGGAGTTGCGTGCTGATCCCACAGACTAGTAAATCGTGATACCGCGGCATCTCCCGCAAGACCAGAGCTGGCCGGTGCTTCACCTGTCCGTCGGCTTGAGGGACCGGCGTGAGAATGATGTCAGCTTCCCGCATACTCGGGATTCCGTTCTTTGAGGCAGTCTAAGGAATACTCCGGCTCATCTGACCCATAGGCAGCGGCTAACCCGGCGGTCGCCAATGGCCACCAAGCATCCTGTTCGTCCCCAGCGGGGTGTTTCGGTAACACCGTGACGAGCAGTTTGGTATCCGGTTCCAACACATACGGTTCATCGAGCCGGATCTGCTCCCCATCAAAATGGGCGGGTAACGTAATCGCCTTCATGGGTATCATCTCCTTCTTGTCTTGGACAGGCTTACTCCCACTCATTCGCTTCTTATCTATCTACACTTCTGAGCATCTTCGTGCAACGATATTTCGCACTGGTGCCGTTTCAACTATTTTCTGCTACGTTCCCGGCTCACATGGTCCATACTTTCTTACCGGGCAGGCCGTTAAAATTAGCCGGATTAAGTTGGAACGGTACGGGTACGAGCAATCGATGAAGGCCCTGCCACTGAACGGACTCGGGGCGCGGACCCAGGAGTGCACCACCCGCGCCGTGCGCATGCTGTGCGACTTCTACGGCAAGAGCCCGGACCTCGTTCGACATCCTGCGCGTCCAGCGGGAGAAAAGACTGCCGGCCGTGCTCAGCACGCAGCAGGTGCGGTGCCGTTCACGGAAGTCGCCCGACGGTTCAACCGGGACGTCTCAACGCTGAGTCGGGCCGTGGGAGCATTACAGCGCATCGCGAGCGCAGGCGGGCCTGTCTGCGTGTCCCCGCCTGCGTTTCCGCGCGGGCAGGCGCGCGGGCAGGCGCACAGGCAGGCCAGAGGCGAAACCATTGTTCAAACACCAAAAAGCAATTATGCAAGCCTGACCCTTTCTCCCATTTGACCCCATCTCCTAGCTTTTTGGGGTCCGGTTGATTGACCAGTTAGGCTTTGAACTGGCTAATGGATACTTCATCAACAATCAGGGACAATTTGGTTGGATTTGGTGATGCTCGGTATAGCTTAATGGAGTGTCCCCGTTCTTCAATCCAGCCCAAGACCTTGGCGACGGCCTGCGGTGGTATCTGTGCACCAAGAATTATTCCCGTGAGGGCTTCGGGAGGGTACCTATAAACGCCTGGGCCATTGACGTGCTCAAGAATGCGCCACTCTTCTTCGTACTTCCAATGGCTGGCTTTAGTAAGCACCGCTTTATCCACCATCTGGTCTCGCGAGTCTCGGTAGGGATTAATCTGAGGCCTCACATCGGTTTCGGGGTAGTTGACTTCTAGGGCGCGCGCGAAAAACTTAAAATAGCCGTCAAACTCAAGACATAGACCCCTATGAGAGTCCGCGTAATGTGACCACATCAAGATGTCGTCCTTCCTGGCCGATAGGCAGAGGACACCTACATGTTCAGTAATGAGTTCAGTTAGCGAGTCCTGAATGCGTTTTTGCGTCTCGGGGGTTTCCCAGTCGTTCAGTGTGTTCCTGGCTTCACGTCTTCGCTGTTCCCGATTCAGATTTGGCAGCTGCTTCTTTGAGCGATCTTTTAAGTCGCCTTCTCTTCATTCGATGCCTCAAATGAGAAAGAGGGGCGGCAATCGAAAGGGTCGTTGAACGAAGATGGCTTTGGAAAGTAAAGTTCGTTGTGACAAACCGTCCTTTCAACATATTCGCTGAACTCTCCGCTTAGCTTTCTGTACCGATAAAAATGTGTCGGACACTTGTCCACCGAAAAGCCCTCTCGAAACCTAACGCCGCGGCTCAGATGCCGCCGACCAACGCGAGGGCACAAAGGTGCATCGCACCTTTGCGGTCGTTCTGCAGCCGCTCGTTATGTGGCGCTTGGCATGAGCTTGAACATGAAGTACGCGCATACAGGCCATCCTACGAATGCCGAGAGACTTAGTGCCAACGCACCTACAACGCGTTCA
This sequence is a window from Candidatus Rokuibacteriota bacterium. Protein-coding genes within it:
- a CDS encoding DUF2971 domain-containing protein; protein product: MWSHYADSHRGLCLEFDGYFKFFARALEVNYPETDVRPQINPYRDSRDQMVDKAVLTKASHWKYEEEWRILEHVNGPGVYRYPPEALTGIILGAQIPPQAVAKVLGWIEERGHSIKLYRASPNPTKLSLIVDEVSISQFKA